A stretch of Vannielia litorea DNA encodes these proteins:
- a CDS encoding nickel/cobalt transporter, with translation MRRGLVIAAALLALALAGLWASGAVEALGRWGAAAQKEFQGSMAGAIRALKAGQPAAIWGLIGLCFAYGVVHAAGPGHGKVLIGGYGLGRRVPLVKLSVLALLSSLAQAGGAVLLVYGAIALLGWGGDRVEGLTEEVLAPASYGAIALIGAWLVWRGLRSLLRRAKDGGQGHDHGHAQHGHGHGHVHDHGHDPEHEHDHGHDQGHDHGHDHGGAVCETCGHAHGPTLEQVESAGSLRDMAILIAGIAIRPCTGALFLLVITWRLGLAGAGVAGAFAMGLGTALVTIAVAVMAVTLREGTWSALEGRGAALRIAGPVLELAAGAVVVLVAGQLLMRAL, from the coding sequence GTGCGACGCGGGCTCGTGATTGCGGCCGCGCTGCTGGCGCTTGCGCTGGCAGGGCTCTGGGCGAGCGGCGCGGTGGAGGCGCTGGGGCGCTGGGGGGCGGCTGCGCAGAAGGAATTTCAAGGCAGCATGGCGGGCGCGATCCGGGCCTTGAAGGCCGGCCAGCCGGCGGCGATCTGGGGGCTGATCGGGCTCTGCTTTGCCTATGGGGTGGTGCATGCCGCGGGGCCCGGCCATGGCAAGGTGCTGATCGGCGGCTACGGGCTGGGGCGGCGGGTGCCGCTGGTGAAGCTTTCGGTCCTGGCGCTGCTGTCGTCGCTGGCGCAGGCGGGCGGCGCGGTGCTGCTGGTCTATGGCGCGATTGCCCTGCTGGGCTGGGGCGGCGACCGGGTGGAGGGGCTGACCGAGGAGGTGCTGGCGCCCGCGAGTTACGGGGCGATTGCGCTGATCGGGGCCTGGCTGGTGTGGCGCGGGCTACGCAGCTTGCTGCGGCGGGCGAAGGACGGCGGGCAGGGCCATGACCACGGACACGCCCAACATGGGCACGGGCACGGGCACGTGCATGACCATGGGCACGACCCCGAACACGAACACGACCACGGGCACGACCAAGGGCACGACCACGGGCACGACCACGGGGGCGCCGTCTGCGAGACCTGCGGCCATGCCCACGGGCCGACGCTTGAGCAGGTCGAGAGCGCGGGCAGCCTGCGGGACATGGCCATTCTGATCGCGGGCATCGCGATCCGGCCCTGCACGGGCGCGCTGTTTCTGCTTGTCATCACCTGGCGGCTCGGGCTGGCCGGGGCCGGTGTGGCGGGGGCCTTTGCCATGGGGCTGGGCACGGCGCTGGTGACGATCGCCGTGGCGGTCATGGCGGTGACGCTGCGCGAGGGCACCTGGTCGGCGCTGGAGGGCCGCGGGGCGGCGCTCAGGATCGCCGGGCCGGTGCTGGAGTTGGCGGCGGGGGCCGTGGTGGTGCTGGTGGCCGGGCAATTGCTGATGCGGGCGCTTTAG